The nucleotide window taccttaATCATCCGGGAGCTcttgtcgagttcataaacccagggtccctcatggatcggcttcccagcaaaggcttagCCCAATAGACAATATTGTGAACCAATGCGCAGCTCTTGAGNNNNNNNNNNNNNNNNNNNNNNNNNNNNNNNNNNNNNNNNNNNNNNNNNNNNNNNNNNNNNNNNNNNNNNNNNNNNNNNNNNNNNNNNNNNNNNNNNNNNGAAACCCTACCCGACGAGCACGCAGACGCCCTCGGAGGTGCTGGCCCTAGGTGGACTGATGCGACGTGATGCCCGCGTGGTAGCCCCGGAGCAAGCTGAGGTCTGCGCCGTCCACTCGCTATGCACGGGAAATAAGCAGTCGCGGGCGTCTGTCCGAACATCCGGGTGCTAGTAACACCCTTGTTAATTTCTATGCTTATTTGATGGTAGATGTTCTCCTCATGATTCATCACAAGATGAGGGATTTATTGTGCATTATTTCTGCCATTTATCTCAACAAAAGCTTCATGCAATTCTTTTTTAAATGAATCCAGCAGAAGAGTTGTcaattatatatattatatataataataaagaagaAGACTCAGATTAAGCAAACAATGGTCCCGGGTAGCTTCATGCAAATGAAGATTTTTAGACAATTTTGATGGTTCATTGTTAAAAAAAGGATACTTTGACTGTTCATTGTTAAGTGAGTGCGGCAATCATTTCGGCTCACCCTACTTCGGCACCGTTGTAAGTTGTAACATAAATCTGGCTCCTTCATTTAGTGACTCTACTTGCTTCGTCGGTGTATAAATTCTTCATTGCCTGATCATCTCTTTCACAATCACACTTCAACACACTATAAACTGCATCAATGGCTTGTGTACGTGAGTTGTTGGGTTCGGCGAACTTGTATTGAAAGAGGAGAGAggtagaaaggtgtggaaggtttAAACATGAACAACATGAACAATATGTACGTACATCGACAATGATAAAACGTAACAAGTACCATGTTTCTTAATATGTACACATGCAAGAAATCAATACAGCAAGACAAAACCGAACCACCATATGAATGTTCTGATCTGACCAGCGATAATCTTTTCATCTCAAAACATAATCAATTCCCCGCTTAACCACCACACGCCTGATCTATCCTGCGCGAATCACACACAAATAAAGCCTTTTATTTCCTTCATCAGTGCCCCGCGCCACGAGGGCTAGACCCGGACGGCAGCCTTGCCACGAGCATGGCCACCACCTCCCTCGCGTTCATCGCCGGAGCAAAGCGGCCGACGGCGTCGACACAGCTCACGCTCGCGGCTGCGAATACGGCGGCAAGAGCCAGAACCGCCACGAAACGAAGCGGCCAACTCCTCGGCGGCGAGCCCATCGTCGACGGATCGACGGCGGACAACGCACACGGACGAACCGCCGATGAGCCGGCGCCTCTACGACGACTGTCTTTGGCCTTTGGGCTACGACGGCTAGCCTGGTGGCATTTATAGAAGCACACGCACGCGTGCGTTCGGTTGAGCCGTTCCTGCTGTACCAGCATCACACGGGTGCGCTGCAAGGACATGGATCGTCGGCACCCGCACGTGTGGTGCTAGCTCATctccggccggccggccaccaTTAGTAGCTGCAGTACCGGGCGATGGTTTAATTTCGACGTGACTGAGGGCTTCTGCAGATAATATTTTTCTTCTATTCATGCATGTTAAATTGGGAACGGAAAAATCAGCGTACGTTGAAAGGTATGGACAGGGGAAGGCGACGATGGTGCGCGTGCAGTGGAGAAATATGAGCGGCTGTTTTCAGTTCACCAGACGAACTCATCGCAGGCATTGCACATTTGCACGAGTGAATGAATGGTACGTGCACGCGGTAGGAAGGCATGGCTTTCGGATTTATATGGATGGCTTCTTTAATTTGCATTGGACTTGTAGTAGCCTGCACGAACGAGCACAGCTATATATTCAGCCGTGCAAGTCGATAATTCTTCCGGGTTATTATATTTCCTTTTTTTCCCCCGATGATTTGATATACCTACTATTTCTTTCTGTAAGTGCTTTCTCATATAAGTCATAATAAAGGTCATATGACAGTGAAGGGAAATAGGGATTGCATTGCACGCGGGAGGTACTGAACACCCGTTGCAATTAGGCCGGGATTGCATCATGAGCACACGACGAATTATTAACAGATATGAGCGTCAACTAGCACTGCGCTAGCCACattatatataggccagagttgTTTAATTTAACTTTCTTGTAAACTATATACTCCGTCCGTCCAAAAATAAGTGTCGTTTGCATTGCATATATATCAGCTAGCCAGAGGCAAAGAAGGGACGCATTACATCCTGGTTGGTGCGTGTTGAATTCTGCATTCAGCCGCTGTTGCTGACCGTAAGCTAGCTCGTGCACATTTGTGGCGCGCGTGGTGCTTACTCTGGCTGTCATTCTTTAAGAAGTTGCTCACTCAACAATTGTACATGCATGGATTTGACGCATGGAAGGAAAAACGAAGCAGAAGTGGAAGCAACGAGCTCAGCGTCCACATGGAGATCAGATCATAATAATAACCAGAACGCATGCATGCTTGAGGCAGTCTAATAAATTAGTAGACGTGCGGTGTCAGTGCTTGCCCCATTTTTTGTGACCAAGCTAGTATAATTTGATATTCCCGTTTCGTCATGCAGCAATAATGGCGTGGTCAGATTTTGGTCATTCTTCAGTATGTGCAGGTTGCACGTCATCAAAGCTTCACAAACTACTCCACTAACATATTCTCCTACATATAGAAGCAAGCAGAAGATGAAAGAGACATGTTCCGTTGACTAGATGAGCAGATACATCTTGTTAATATATTTGAGAACATAGAAGAAAATTAGGCACACGGCACTTATACTTTTGAAGGGAAAAAAGACATCATAACCTCATTTAAACAGCAGAAGGTACAAAAGAAAAGTAGAAATGGAAGTGTTTCTACTAGTATCTAGTGACAAAGGTATCAAAGAATCATATATAATTAAGTATACGTGCTCTTAATTAGCACTTTAGCAGAGTATACTTTTATATACAATTTATACTAGTACGAGTACCATGGCCAACAGAGACAATCGTCTCCGTACGGCGCCATTCGTTTCGTACGTGCCAACCCGTACACCGATCTCCGATGGCTGTATCCACTGCACGATAGTACGATACGCTAGTGACCGGGGCCCTTGGGGCTGGGCCCGGCCGGCAGCCTGGCCATGAGcatctccaccgtctccctcgccttctccaccaccgccgccgccgggtaCATCTGCAGGTACGACGCGGGCGTTGTGGCCGCCACCTCCCCGCCGCCGCTCGCTGGTGCCGGCCTCGCGGCGCTGGCGACGCCCGCGCACGCAAGTAAAgcgagcgcgagcgcgagcgcgGCGAGAACCGCGAGCTGCCTCGACGAAGCCATCGATCTCGATCCAAGTAGAAGAGGCCGGTGGGTGCTTGATCGGCGCGTGATGAGCGTGTGTTTTGGCTGGAATGTACGCGAGTTAGCGCGGGTTTGCCGGTGCTCGGTCCGGGCGTGGCGCGCTACTACCACTTATAGAAGGAAGAGAGGGGGGTCGCCGGTGGGTCGGTGGCGGGGTCGGTTGGGGATTGGATGCTGAGGCACTAGCAAGCTAGCTGCACGGTGGAAAGGAAGGGAGCCGTGTGATCTAGCGCGTGGATCTGCggagacgagacgagacgagTCCAGACTGCGGGaggagccggccggccggcgaatGTGCCGTCACGCGTGGACTAGGCAGCTTCGTAGTGACTGCTACGGCATACTCCTATGTGCTCTGTGTTGACCATGAACTGGAGGGCGGCGGGTGATTTGGTGCGCGAGTCAGTCAATAGAAACTGGCACTGGGAGGAGGAGGGTTGCCTACTTGCTCCCGTCGTCGCTTCCACATCCGAGTTCCGCATGCAGCGCGTGTGCGTCTTTGATTTTGCCAACGAACGACGAAACAGATGTCAGAAAACTGTGTGCTTATTGACTGGTTGTTACGAAGTCAAACGATGGAGTCGGTGTGGTGGTAACCTCGTGGTCGTGGGGATAGATTTTCAGTCTGTGGGAGGATTCGGGTGTCCTTTTTTTTCTCTTGCGAGCAGCAAACGGGATTGTGTTTCAGCGTTCGTTCGCTTCGTTACTTTCCTGATGATTCCCCTGCTGCCTGGAAAGACCACCAGGATGGAGAACGAAGAAAGGGCGTGTGATCACCTCGTCGTCACTCGGTTCGGTGGTGCATATGCGTGATTCTTTTCTTCAGCTCCGCGCGGTTCTGATCCTAAAGTGGCCGCATCTTGTAGCTTACCACCCTACGAACCGAATAGTTTTTATCGACCGGCGGAGCAAGGACGGAAGAAGTGCCGAAAGTTCCAGGAACCGCTCGATGGCGGACCCGGAATCATGTACTCTACCAGCGAGGATCGGATTTCATTTCGATGAAAATGCTTTACTTCTACTAAGATCGCAGTGCACTTTACTTCTACGGAGTTCAGTTATGAAAATCACCAAGTGTATATAAAATAAAACTTAGATGGCAAAAAAGGTAGAACCCaaaatagtaataataataactgTTCACATCCAACCAACCAAATTTGTTATGACTAATCAGAGAATGAAGAAAACCTTGTTACTATATGGGAAACCCATAAACATTGTACAATTGACTGCTATCAAGAACTCATGATCAGTTATGTAACCCATGAGGGTAGCTATTTTTTAAGACAAATGAAATGAGTGTAGCTAGAGCATCTCCATAAGACCTcatcaccctgttcgtttggcttataagccgtactttttcagccaacgaacagtatttttctctcacaacaaatcagtcaacggtactttcagtcatagcttatcagccaagcgaacatggcacaTATATTCTTCCCTATTCTTTTAAATAGTAGATGGAACAACTCCTTCCTATCATATTTCTATATTCTTTATTAAAATATTACTAAATCCACCACCATCCCTCCTTGAAAAAAGGGAGGTCTTTCCCTCGCCTATCCTATGGGACACCCAACAACCTTTTAGTGCTAGTTTTCTAAAATTGAATCTTTCAGTAATATTTTTCTAAACTAAAGATCTTTTAATGGTACTCATCTTAATTTCTCTATAATTTTTTGGGTGCAAACAATACTTGTTCCTCCAAGAGTGTCCTATTTTTTAATATCCAAAACATGCGCTATTCATTGGCATACCACACTATTTGGTGGGACCTTTCCAAACTGACATCTTTTAGAGCAGGCCAAAGCGGGCTAACAAGCCTATTAGTTTGAGCCATACTGGCCTAGGGTGGTCGTCCAGGCATGTTCATCCGACTATCCGCATAGAAAGTCAATGGCCTGGCAAGCTGTTTGGGCTAGACACTGCCTAGGCAAAGCACATTTTGTCAGGTtcagaaccaaacatgccctcatGTAGGCTTTTATATCCCACTCTTCCTCTTAATGCAATACCTGGTCCACATGCttccccccacccacccacccattaCTTTCTAtcacatggatttttttttctctagTGTTGCCTGCGATGCCGCTCTCTAACCATGTGtttagtttggggatgacaagggATGGGTTGGACCCAACCCACTTTTTAGGGATGGGTGGGACCCATTTGTTGTTTGGTTAGGGGGTTCGTTTTAGGGATAGGTTGGACCCGTTTTTGTTTGGTTGGAGTGCTGGGTTGTGAAGGGTTGAGCCACTAACACATGGAGCCCACGTGTCATTGTCGGGGTCTTCTTCTAACTTGCCCTGTTCTCTCTACTCTCGTTGCTCGCGCATCCAGCAGCCACGCCCAGCACCAGCGACCGCGCCGGCGAGTCCTTCCCCACGCCGGTGAATCCTCCCTCATGCTGGCGAATCCTCCACCACGCCGGCTAGTCCTCCCGCGCGCTGGCAAATCCTCCCGGCACCGCCGATTGCATACACCGCCACGGTCAGGCGCGTGGGGGTGGAGCTCACCCCACGCTGTGCCGccccactgaaaggtccttgtttggttttggtaattgagtgacaacctaggtggactaattgtgtttaatgtaagatacacaggtgattagtccacaggtacatcatgtgtgagcaacattTGCCATGggggtgaaatggcttggagatgttgcaaagctcacacatgtgatgaaggagctcattgcatatgagacatgacatagagtcatgtgatcaaggtggagaagatcaagacaagacttggctcgatggaccggttgcaagtgtgaagggcaagttgagtgatgacttggcgccgatgaatcgaagcaacggtgaagagcaagtgaagtcaagatcgatgaaccaatatggtcacgtgatgatataaagtggatcatatcatttgatgattggttggtgcatttgttgcatcaacaatggaggagatggaaggaaatgcgcaagacaaaggtataacctagggcatttcatttcactggtcataggtgtgtagagaagttaatgaccgggtttagaatagatggtcgtactatcaagaggggcaaacttgtttgcatatcggtcatctagtgccacttgagcgatctaactttgcaacgttgctaggatcgagtggcatggtgaattgagtggctaatcctttgaaaatgtttatgaaagtgctaacacacttgcacttggtggtgttggcacatttgcaaaggagaagagagagaggTTTTTCGGTGTAATTTGAACTATAGGAGGGCTCTTGATTTAGAATTCTGCATTGATCCATTGTGCTTTGGATCAAATAGACAAGTGGGTGGTGTAGCCCTCTCaataagtttttcaaaatatccAAGATCCTCAAAATCGGAGtacggagctaagagttatagccgttttagcgttGAAAGGTCTGTGACTGGActctatgaccggacgcatcctgtCAGTACCTGCGAGTTCGGTCGAGAGTCTGGTCAGTGTTTTTAACGCGTCCAAGAGCGACCGAACGCACGGAGAGTTCGGTCAATGATGacctgacgcgtccgatcatcaaaagagctctctagaacctctatgaaagtgaccggactctaggagAGTCGAGTCCAGTCATAGGAGAAAAGGGAGTCTGGTCCGTTGTGCAGAAGCGCGTTGGTGATCGGACTCGGCCTCGGTGCGTCCGGCCGCTGGACCTAGGTGCGTCCAGTCAGGAGTATGCGCGTGCGGGAGCTAGCTGTTGGCGAGCAACGGTCATCTTCGAATTGCTAGTACATGTCGGGCATGAGGAGCGCCCGAACTCTGTACCGGACTctggggtgagtccggtcagcaAGTCCTGTCAGTGCGCAGAAATCAGGATGAAGGGAGTAActgctattttagcccttggggctataaaaggagtgtgtggccggccttggcacATGCTTAGCACCCTtaggacttagtgtccatgcttggggagtgctaggagagcctctaactcacttgtgcacaTAGTGGTTGCatccgattgcgagtgagtgtgattctagtgtaattgcatcgtgaggttgcatcaaatgacactaggtgatcaagtAGCAAGCTggtggtgtttgttactcttggaggttgccacctcctagacggcttgctAGCTTATGACTCCGTTGAAGCAcacaagaagattgtgcggtgctccgaaggaggatttgtgagggggattgtgctcaccccacggggatcacgaagagcaactctagttgagcgtgttattgagctaccctcacttttggggtaggttcttgcggtgcccgacgtacgGGCTTGacgagtgatgccaattagccgctgaaccatcaagtgagcggtcgacacaacggggatgtagcttgatggcaaccaagtgaacctcggaagaaaatcaccgtgtcaacattgtcttcatcatcttctcggtggtttgcatttcgcgaaacacaagcttgtatttatatttcatacattgtgcttgtgtagttgccctTGTAATTAatttgcttgtgtagcttgctaattaccttcttacttgtgtagcatagaagtagctcccttgcgtgactaatttagttttagtaaccttgtcagtcgcattgcttagtttgtgtagctaagtaatttgagctctctaatttggcctgtgtagccttgttattgaatattgctagtgagcttaggagctttgtgcgctttgcatcactagttgtgtagggGCTCTTCCGGTTCTTTGAAGTACTAGTTGTGTAGGTTTGTGCGACCTTGTAAGCTAGaattgttaggtgagctctagctagctcggcacctttttTGCTTAACTATGatcttttataaggtgcttgaaaatttagatagaggggtgtagtcttcgctagaccgatagttttaattccacatttgtttctGTTAGCtagcgcgattaattttagaaaggactattcaaccccccctctagtctaccatctcgaccctacacctgcACCGCCATGGCTGCGTGGTCGCCCCGCGCTCGCGTCCGTGCACCGTCGCGGCCACGCGCTGCCACGGCTCCCCGTCCGTCCGTCCACATGCTGCCGCGGCTCCCCGTCCGAGCTGGCTTCGTCAAACCCAGTTGAACCCGCATGGTCCCCTCGATTCAGAGGAATCAGATGAACCCACATCTGGAGGGCATATTCCATCGGGGTTCGACCCAGTACAACCCGACCTCCAAACCAAACAACAAGCCATCTGGGTCCAAACCGGGATATCCCACCCCAACCCTCAATGCAAACACGTGGTAAACTACTCTCTTTGTCCCGTCAAGAGTGTCATTCTCATTTTTCGAGAAa belongs to Miscanthus floridulus cultivar M001 chromosome 4, ASM1932011v1, whole genome shotgun sequence and includes:
- the LOC136552117 gene encoding uncharacterized protein, which encodes MASSRQLAVLAALALALALLACAGVASAARPAPASGGGEVAATTPASYLQMYPAAAVVEKARETVEMLMARLPAGPSPKGPGH